The following coding sequences lie in one Cannabis sativa cultivar Pink pepper isolate KNU-18-1 chromosome 5, ASM2916894v1, whole genome shotgun sequence genomic window:
- the LOC115717698 gene encoding uncharacterized protein LOC115717698 encodes MKGMKRFEKKGKLCPRFTGPYEILVKVALVASSLALPPALAAVHNVFHIFMLRKYVSDPTHALSYEALELQPNLSYEEQPVHILDRKDKVIRNKKIALVKVLWRNSKVEEATWEFEFDMRAQYLELFRCFRAYGEAWGCFDLK; translated from the exons ATGAAGGGGATGAAGCGTTTTGAGAAGaagggcaagttatgccctagatttacagggcCTTATGAGATTCTCGTAAAGGTTGCACTAGTAGCTTCCAGTTTAGCTTTGCCTCCAGCATTAGCAGCAGTTCATAACGTATTCCACATTtttatgttaaggaaatacgtttcagacccgaCACATGCCCTTAGTTATGAAGCCCTAGAGCTCCAACCAAAtttgtcatatgaagaacaaccggTGCATATCcttgatagaaaggataaagtcatTCGGAATAAGAAAATAGCTTTGGttaaggtactctggagaaatagcaaggtggaggaagctaCATGGGAGTTCGAGTTTGATATGAGGGCTCAATATctggagttgttcag GTGTTTCAGAGCTTATGGTGAAGCTTGGGGTTGTTTTGATTTGAAATGA
- the LOC115704177 gene encoding uncharacterized protein LOC115704177 — protein MAITRSSSSPSPVLKKKSKMGKKSLANKSKGKRPIIDDFDSDFEAPMPKRVKPTSSKKSKLNLEESSLPEISGKKFQKPVTHSADRTEVWDCKFSPSDFYRSKCVCTSVYSVINNIKNTLSVNLLSLFRQTQFGHFLDMPEFVFHPQVVHSLLLREVLQPNPKEFWAKVAGRCIRFSAEEFYLISGLDCFGDCNKLLFSQETNQLVETCFRGVKTIDNKAIEDAFLGSRWGLDESIGLKMAVLYFIQCFLLSNTPDKEVSRFVLDVVDSGRWDEYCWGRESFELTIDSFKGRIEHGIIMKNRKAEKGGQYDGWYRALGCPWVFTVWFYECCPAMVNSFCKRVSSSIPVIPNWSNTIVTKNPTLRDLKGKIFDLPLEKLKIKNMRPTDEERQQLQLDGLFLDESIDERGVAKQSFEGGSSSKKSDSADIDWMKSKLEMLSSNQSSLAEDFISLRCFVDFNFKSVMTVIKDIQEKVNAIHRRPSDEGKSSDELVTQDSDDDPDDDDDDDDAEDDDKQLPDPENIDSDSDDGGELVKVGGVADDADKAVTAVPSAEVNPSEDVGGSDKNVKDVEKPKGDESRLKGDDFFDGLSQLVIDDDQVVLAGLEAVAKINVPAPNPDVVGEKSDALHTDEETEDTVSDTPLLDKRKRAPALKSPFVDFGSADVGSTPMELMSSGSQSAGDDRDFKMVTYVKGLYALNDAFADPVSTEIEAKFDSWIGEGLLKHPRHYNCYEDGAKKFTPGFRLGVDYVEDKTWFYHLATCDMFMNDSHMNTIFYYLRKKGKYSSAVTLNFATTDCLFDDSIQALYHKFNKAKSMKTKMSHIHAAHPIAHYIRGMRIPCSKPWYEADHVLFIINLRRESHWVFGRLDVHERTLFLYNSLRTAKMNAAARNAMKAYSVLLPLFFDLLGFWKNRAQVPASVSDPTAPFRIVELSGIASQQKNDCGAYVAAFAEFFIHGKDVPADFDIEVYRTRLASLFYSYGQRKIDESIDSEDEKQSKSSKASKLKK, from the exons ATGGCAATCACTCGGTCATCTTCATCCCCTTCTCCAGTTCTCAAAAAGAAATCAAAAATGGGCAAGAAATCTTTGGCCAACAAATCCAAGGGTAAACGCCCAATCATTGATGAttttgattctgattttgaagCTCCCATGCCGAAGCGTGTGAAACCCACTTCTTCGAAGAAATCGAAGCTGAACTTGGAGGAGTCCTCGCTTCCAGAAATTTCtgggaaaaaatttcaaaaacctGTTACACATTCTGCAGATCGGACTGAG GTTTGGGACTGTAAATTTAGTCCTTCTGATTTTTACAGATCTAAGTGTGTGTGCACCAGTGTGTATTCTgtgataaataatattaaaaacactTTATCTGTTAATTTGCTTTCTTTGTTTCGTCAAACTCAGTTTGGGCATTTTCTGGATATGCCTGAGTTTGTTTTTCACCCACAAGTCGTTCATAGTTTACTACTAAGGGAAGTTTTACAGCCTAATCCTAAGGAGTTTTGGGCTAAGGTTGCTGGCCGTTGCATACGGTTTAGTGCCGAAGAATTTTACCTTATTTCTGGTTTAGATTGTTTCGGTGATtgcaacaagttgttgttttcacaggaaacaaatcaattggtagaaacatgtttccgtggtgtaaaaactattgacaacaaagccatcgaggatgcttttttgggtagtcggtggggtttggatgagtctattggtttgaaaatggctgttttgtatttcattcagtgttttcttcttagcaatACTCCTGACAAAGAAGTGTCTAGGTTTGTTCTAGATGTAGTTGATAGCGGTCGGTGGGAtgagtattgttggggtagggaATCATTTGAATTGACAATTGACTCATTCAAAGGTAGGATTGAGCATGGGatcattatgaaaaatagaaaggcagagaagggaggccaatatgatggctggtatagggcattgggatgtccttgggtttttactgtttggttttatgaatgCTGTCCTGCAATGGTGAACTCTTTCTGTAAGAGAGTTTCATCTTCTATTCCCGTGATTCCGAACTGGAGCAACACCAtcgtcaccaaaaatccaacccTTCGAGACTTGAAGGGCAAGATTTTTGATTTACCTTTGGAGAAG TTGAAGATAAAAAACATGCGTCCTACTGATGAAGAGAGGCAGCAGCTTCAACTTGACGGTCTATTTCTCGatgaatctattgatgaacGTGGTGTAGCGAAGCAATCCTTCGAGGGTGGCTCATCTTCAAAGAAGTCTGATTCAGCAGATATTGATTGGATGAAATCTAAGCTGGAGATGCTCAGTTCGAATCAATCATCATTGGCCGAGGACTTCATTTCGttgaggtgttttgttgattttaatttcaaatccgtaatgactgtaattaaggatatccaagagaaggttaatgccattcatcgtcgtccttctgacgag GGAAAGTCATCGGATGAATTAGTAACtcaagattctgatgatgatcctgatgatgatgatgatgatgatgatgccgaGGATGATGACAAGCAATTGCCTGATCCagaaaatattgattccgactccgacgatggtggtgagttggttaaagttggTGGGGTTGCTGATGATGCTGACAAGGCTGTTACTGCTGTCCCTTCTGCTGAGGTGAATCCTTCTGAGGATGTTGGAGGGAGTGATAAAAATGTTAAGGATGTTGAGAAGCCGAAGGGCGATGAGTCTCGATTGAAGGGGGACGATTTCTTTGATGGATTGAGCCAGCTTGTAATAGATGATGATCAAGTTGTGTTGGCTGGCTTGGAGGCTGTTGCTAAAATCAAT gtCCCCGCACCCAATCCAGATGTTGTTGGTGAGAAGTCAGATGCCCTTCATACTGATGAAGAAACTGAGGATACTGTCTCTGATACACCTCTGTTGGATAAGAGGAAGCGTGCTCCGGCCTTGAAATCTCCATTTGTTGATTTCGGGTCTGCTGATGTCGGGAGCACTCCAATGGAGCTTATGTCCTCAGGTTCTCAGTCTGCTGGGGATGATAGGGATTTCAAAATGGTGACTTATGTGAAGGGCCTTTATGCTCTTAATGATGCTTTTGCTGATCCCGTATCTACCGAGATTGAGGCAAAATTTGACTCTTGGATTGGTGAAGGATTGCTTAAACATCCCAG gcattataattgttatgaagacggcgcaaagaaatttaccccgggttttaggctaggtgttgattatgttgaGGATAAAACTTGGTTTTACCATTTGGCCACATGCGACATGTTTATGAACGACTCG catatgaacaccatattctattaccttcggAAAAAAGGTAAGTATTCTTCCGCTGTGACGTTGAATTTCGCAACCACTGATTGTCTTTTTGATGATTCGATCCAAGCATTGTACCACAAATTTAACAAGGCCAAGTCAATGAAGACTAAGATGTCACACATTCACGCTGCCCACCCAATTGCGCATTACATCCGAGGTATGCGCATTCCCTGTTCCAAGCCTTGGTATGAAGCCGATCACGTGCTTTTCATCATCAATTTAAGAAGGGAAAGTCATTGGGTTTTTGGGCGTCTTGACGTGCACGAAAGGACGTTATTTCTGTACAATTCTTTGAGAACCGCGAAGATGAATGCCGCAGCTAGGAATGCGATGAAGGCTTATTCCGTGTTGCTGCCTTTGTTTTTCGATTTACTTGGGTTCTGGAAGAATAGAGCACAAGTTCCTGCCTCAGTTTCTGACCCTACAGCTCCATTCAGAATCGTGGAGCTTAGTGGTATTGCGTCTCAGCAGAAGAA TGATTGTGGAGCATATGTTGCTGCCTTTGCTGAATTCTTTATACACGGAAAGGATGTCCCTGCAGACTTTGACATCGAAGTTTATCGAACCCGACTTGCTTCACTTTTCTACTCGTACGGACAAAGGAAAATTGACGAAAGTATTGACAGCGAGGATGAGAAGCAATCCAAGTCTTCTAAGGCATCTAAATTGAAGAAATAG